The genomic interval TACCCAAGTAATACTACTATACATACAACATACAACGTAATACTCTACATAGTACCCAAGTAGTACTACTATACATacaacataatacctccatatagtacCCAAGTAATACTACTATACATACAACATACAACGTAATACTCTACATAGTACCCAAGTAATATTACTATTCATGCACCATACAACGTAATACTCTACATAGTACCAAAGTAGTACTACTATACATACAACATACAACGTAATACTCTACATAGTACCCAAGTAATATTACTATTCATGCACCATACAACGTAATACTCTACATAGTACCCAAGTAAGACTACTATACATACAACATACAACGTAATACTCTACATAGTACCCAAGTAATATTACTATTCATGCACCATACAACGTAATACTCTACATAGTACCCAAGTAATACTACTATACATACAACATACAACATACAACGTAATACTCTACATAGTACCCAAGTAGTACTACTATACATACAACATACAACGTAATACTCTACATAGTACCCAAGTAATACTACTATACATACAACATACAACGTAATACTCTACATAGTACCCAAGTAATACTACTATACATacaacataatacctccatatagtacCCAAGTAATACTACTATATAGTACTCAACAATATCACTATTTACtgaacaaataatactgccatacagtgcccaaatactaaCGCCATCGAGGAAAAGAACTAATACTAGTgaacagtgctgaaataacaccACTATGCAGTGGCCAAAAAACGAATAATATATACACCAAAtaacataatacccccataaccaaataatactaccatccatacaacataatacttccatatagtacccaagtaatactactatacagtactCAACAATATCACCATTCAATGAGCAAATAATACTTACATACACACACCATACAACATCATACTTCCATATAGTACCCAAGTAATACTACTATATAGTACTCAGCAATATCACCATTTAATGGCcaaataatacagctatacagtgcccaaataccatatagtgcccaaataccaTATACTACCCAAATAATACTATTACTATACAATACTCAACATATCCATTTAATGAtaaaatactaccatactgtgcccGAATACTACCATATATACCCCATACAACATAATATcttatatagtactcaaataatactttTTCTATACAGTACTCCATAATATCACTATTcattgaccaaataatactaccatatagtgctcagatactaCCAAATatacccatacagcataataccccatatagtacttaaataatactactactgtacAATACTCAATAATATCGCCATTcattgaccacatattaccatacagtgctcggATACTAAACTACAGTACCAAATACTATGATATATATACCCACAATAGAATACCTCATACAgtaaccacataatactaccatacagtgccgggATACTACCATATATACCCCATACCACAGAGTATTTCATACAGCagccaaataatactactatacaaagATGGAATGATGCCGCCACATGTTAACAttgtactgtgactgaataatactgccatcctATGACCGACTATCACCATCATCTTGTgaccgaatatatatatatactcatgtatgtttgtaataccgccacaccgtgCTTACACTCCGTCATCTCCTGCCAACTGGTGTGGTCATTTTCCTTGATTTCCTACATATTGGGAGTAGTGGTCATATCACCTGAAGACGAATCTTTGCGAGGCGGGAACACCCGGTGATTTATTCTCTATATTGCAGTAGTACGTGGGTCACACTGATGATGTGGACATTATGCGGATCCCAACATGATCCCTTTTATGCCTGGGCACAGGGGAATGCTTGAACCATACAAAAAAAAGTATTATTATTGGcacgtcttatactccagtcacacccaaaGCTGCGTTCGCAACGGCATCCGTGCTGACAGTCACCCCTCATAGCACAGTTGGAAGTTCATCATGCCCTCCACTCTGTTACATTGCATTGTGGGAGTTGTAGGTATTTTTTCCAGATTATGGTAAAGTGTCCGGTGGAAACACTACATCGCCATCAATGCACCGCAGCAGAGCATGCTCTGTGCAGACTCTAAACCTGCAGGGGGCAGCAGCGAGAGCTCACAGGAAGCAGcaaaattgtaaatgcagctctagatgtgactggagtacgaTGTCTCATCTGTAACCTGTAGCTCTTCATTTGGTGtgaaactacagcttccagcatgCTACAGGCTTcatacatgctgggagttgtagtttaccATCAGCTTGAGAGCCACAAGTTGCATTTAAAATCAATATTCAACATATGTAAAAATCTTGCGATTATATAAAGATCACCCAGAAATAATGGAGGCAACGCGAGGAGACCCCCAACCATTATAACAGCGGGCCACCCATAGGGTCACGTCCTTGAGGTCGTCCATATAAACGTTGTGGTCCAGTCTTGATGGCCCCGGGTTTCCTCACACCCAGGCTTTGCCATCTTTGGGGCTCTCCTTTGCTGGGCGTCTTTGGGCCGGCGCTCCCTGGTACATGGCGCGGCTGTAGGGCAGGAAGCAGGAGCTGAGCTGGAAGCTTCGTACTATCCGGGCATAACCGGCCAGGCCGAGGATCAGGAAGGGTAAGACTAACAGCCCCCCGAAAACCAGCAACATCACACAGGCCACCGGGGTCAGCAGCGCCGGACACAGCGTCTCCTTGGTTCTGCGAAACTGGAGAGAgacaggaaagggttaataatGTAAACAGGCAGGTGGTGGTACCCAGAGCGAGGACCCCCCCACCCCAGTCAGATACCAGGAATGTCAGAGGGAGGGTAAGTCATCTGTATACACTGATAGTATGGAGAAGTTATATACACCTCGCCTGATCACTCTaccgtatctaagcctgccatgtgtgatacggtctgctgagctctgtatctaatcctatcatgtgtgatactgtctgctgagctgtgtgcccaagccgatcatgtgtgatactgtctgcttagctctgtatctaatcctatcatgtgtgatacggtctgctgagccgctgtatctaagcctatcatgtgtgatactgtctcctgagccatatatctaatcctatcatgtgtgatacggtctgctgagccactgtatctaatcctatcatgtgtgatactgtctgctgagctgtgtgcccaagccgatcatgtgtgatactgtctgctgagccgtgtatctaatcctatcatgtgtgatactgtctgctgagctgtgtatctaatcctgtgatgtgctatactgtctgctgtgctgtgtatctaatcctatcatgtgtgatactgtctgctgagtggtgtatctaatcctatcatgtgtgatactgtctgctgagtggtgtatctaatcctatcatgtgtgatacagtctgctgagccatgtatctaatcctatcatgtgtgatacggtctgctgagccatgtatctaatcctatcatgtgtgatactgtctactgagccgtgtatctaatcctatcatgtgtgatacggtctgctgagctgtgtatctaatcctatcatgtgtgatactgtctgctgagctgtgtatccaagccgatcatgtgtgatactgtcttgcaTATTCACCCTGTGCTCTAGATATGGTACAGGATGTCCTATGACTATAGGGGGACATGGACAGATGGGTTGAATGGGCAGCAGAGTGATAGAAGGTCATACATTTTCAGGCAATATACTATTTATACCTTGAATGGGTCACTATAGGGCGAGTCTACACTGGAGAAGGATTTGGAAGTAATTATCATTAATAAACAAAATGCTGGCACTCAAGGCCAATCTGCTGCCTCTAAAGCTgacacacagggaatatccggcggacaacccataccagtgatatcgtcttacagcgaccatgacaaaggccgaggttcggccgaaacgtctttaccaagtcgctttccacctcaactttaccatcttttgttgcaataaaacttaaatttgtttgcatctggatcttttgcgtacctctgtgagtgctggggttatatattttcaatattgtgggattctcgtccctaccttactagcaccacgccaattgattgaggagtgcatcccaatatctatttttgatttctaAAGCGGACAAGACATTGTCATGTATTAGAAAGAGCATGGCTCTTCCCTCTATGGCAGGTTGGACTATTTTCATAGAATTTCATGAGCATGCTTAACGTCAGGGGTGGGCATGTcctggctgggggggggggggcggggggggggcggCAATATCTATTGGATTGGCATATTACTAAAATCATATAAATAGATGTAAGCACACCCTGAAAATATCAATGGAACATCACCTCTAGTGGATAAACTGTGTCATAGCTCCTATCATCTGGTCCAAAGTGACTGATCGATGACAATCCCTGGATACAAAGAGAGGTGTAACCCCAGCACCATCTATGGATCGTGCCCATACAAAGCGGGCACAATCAACCGGTCCAAAACACCAATGGTCCTCCAGTTACTGCGGAAACTACAAGTCTCATCATGTCTGGGGATCCCGAGACTGAAACCTCACAGCTGAAGACCAGTAATGCCACCATTTGTGGAAGTGTCTGAACCTATGAAGGAGGACGAGGTTGGGTCTACAGACTTTGCCAAAGTAATGATGACCGGCAGCAACATGGTGGATGGAGACAATGACAGAAAACACAAGGAGATCGACGTGACATATCATGGTACTGACCCGTGGGTGGCACAGGAACCCATAGAGCAGCATGGCAGCCGATGGCACCAGGGCACCTCCACACATCACGATGAATATCCCCAGGTTGGCAGCTCCCACCAGCAGGTTATGAGCGGTGATCAGCACGGCACATGCCCAGCAGTCCAGGGGTTCCCGGGGTACTGGGGGTGCAGGGGTATATGGTGGGGGCAGAGTGGAGGTATCTTCACCCATCACGTCTGAGCAGGGCATGGACCTCTCTTTGTGTGTTCTCTTAATCTTCTAACAAGTCCTTATTTCCAGATCCCCCTCCTCATCTTGTCCcatctccacccccccccccccttatctagGAATGCGGCAGCTTCACTCCCCTAATACTCTGTATAACATCTCAGGAATGTCAAGACTCCACATCCCCCAACTCTTACATATAGAGTGCAAGCTCTGTGGCCCAGACTCCACCTTCCATGAAGGGTACAGGGTCATACACAACACAGAAATAGAGGAGTAGAACTCCCATCCTCCCTACAGCATGTAAATAGGCTTCTATAGCCTCACACGGTGTACACACGCGCACTACGTTATTATATGGCGCCATTTTTTCTACATGTATTTGTAGCATGTTGTTCCCGTGTAAACCCCGCCTACAATTACAGGCCACGCCTTAGATCAGCTGAAGATCCTTCATCAATAATGCCACTACAGAGgttccccataaacagtgccaccaCAGTGCTTCCCTTCTTTCGGcctgcagttaccactagggggagctctctgCATAAAGATTTATACTCCATACAAGTGAAGCAAGCCTGTCTAATATAGTCAGCGACTGATTGGCACAGTAGATGGTGCAGTATGTGAATTCAGCTGTAGTGGATACTCTGATGTGCAACTTGCTACAAAGAAGCCCCCCAACCCCATTTATTATACATGTAGTGATCCGCTTTCCCTTTAAATATCTATTCACCTGTTTATAACCCAGAGGTAATAAATGAGGAGcacaaggaatgctgggagaaaAACATAGAGGGGGCACTGGGTTAAACTGACAATGAGAGGATATAATAGTGATGGATGGAGAGAAAGGGAGAAGAGGAGTGTCAGGTACCAGAGACCCCCAGGGATGATGTAGAACAGACCCATAGAAAACCGTGACCTGTGAGCAACTGGGGggataacaatgatatataaggGGGGAAGGTACACAacttctacatagggggcagtgtaataattatattcttgtgcatgggggcagtattatagcagttatattcttgtatataggagcagtattatagtagttatattcttgtatataggggcagtattatagtagttatattcttgtatataggagcagtattatagtagttatattcttgtatataggagcagtattatagtagttatagtcttgtatatagaagcagtattatagtagttatattcttgtgtatagggggcagtattatagtagttatagtcttgtatatagaagcagtattatagtagttatattcttgtatatagggagcagtattatagtagttatattcttgtatatagggggcagtattatagtagttatattcttgtgtatagggggaagtattatagtagttatattcttgtgtatagggggaagtattatagtagttatattcttgtatattggggcagtattatagtagttatattcttgtacataggggacagtattacagtagttatattcttgtatataggggtagtattatagtagttatattcttgtatatagagcagtattatagtagttatattcttgtatataggagcagtattatagtagttatattcttgtgtatagggggcagtattatagtagttatattcttgtatatagaagcagtattatagtagttatattcttgtatatagggggcagtattataccagttatattcttgtatatagggggcagtattatagtagttatattcttgtgtatagggggcagtattatagtagttatattcttgtatataggagcagtattatagtagttatattcttgtatataggaggcagtattatagtagttatattcttgtatataggggcagtattatagtagttatattcttgtgtatagggggcagtattatagtagttatattc from Rhinoderma darwinii isolate aRhiDar2 chromosome 3, aRhiDar2.hap1, whole genome shotgun sequence carries:
- the TMEM88 gene encoding transmembrane protein 88, producing the protein MPCSDVMGEDTSTLPPPYTPAPPVPREPLDCWACAVLITAHNLLVGAANLGIFIVMCGGALVPSAAMLLYGFLCHPRFRRTKETLCPALLTPVACVMLLVFGGLLVLPFLILGLAGYARIVRSFQLSSCFLPYSRAMYQGAPAQRRPAKESPKDGKAWV